Within the Leptospira ryugenii genome, the region TCCAATTCTCGTTGGACCATTCATTATTTCTATCTTTTAGTTTTTTTGCATCCTCTGTTGGCAAATGCTCCTCAATCTCACGTGGCACATAAACTATCTCTTCACCTTTGTATCTATCTTTGTCCCAGGAGCCATCCCGGTAATACATTTGGCTAAAAAATGATGCCAATGCATAGTAGTCTCTTCGAGTGTAATCTTGGATATATGGATGATCATGGCACCTCGCACAAGCAACCCGCTGTGCATAAAATAATCGACCAACATACTCAGCGATCTGTAAAGGATCAGCAGCATCACGCAAATAAAAGCCTACGGCAGGATTGTTTGCTAAATTGCCATCTGCTGTTAGCATCTCTTTCACTAATAAGTGATATGGTTTATTTTCATGTAATGAATTTGCAATATAGCGAAAAAATGCTCCTGTTTGGAGTTTTCTACCTTTAGCACGATCTCGAAACAATGCTGTAAACTTAATAGCCCAATATTCAGCAAAGTTAGCTTCTTTCAAATAGCGGACTGCATAAGTTTGAATCTTATCATTTGATTTATCCTTTTCAAAATCAGTGACTTCCTCAAGGGAAGGTAAGGTACCTTTTGTATGTAAAGCTAACCTTCGCAAGGCGATACTATCAGTTACTGGCTGGCTAATAGCACTGTATTTTTTATAGATCTGGTCAATAGGATGCTCGGAAACTTTGGCATCTGTCGGTGATTGGTATATGTACAAGAATGATGCAATGCAAACAATCATTGTCATAAATAGGAAATGGATTCGCGACATAGACCAGAATCATACACATGAATTCTATTAATTAAAATATTTTTCTTGCAAAATTCAGAATTTATCGAATAAAACTTCGTTCGATGTCTTCAGAGAAAATTTATGAGATGCTTTGGGATTGTGAGTTCTGTGGCTCCAAAAAGCTACTCGGAAAAACTCATAGGCATTGTCCCAATTGCGGAGCCGCACAAGATCCCACTAGGCGTTACTTTCCATCGGAATCGGAAAAAGTAGCGGTTGTAGATCATATCTATTATGGTGCCGATCGGGTCTGCCCATTTTGCCAAACTCCAAATTCTGCAAATGCAAAGTTTTGTGGAAATTGTGGAGGTGATTTGGATGGAGCAAAAGAAGTAACAAGGCGTTCGGATCAGATTGTTGGGCAGGCGAATGATTCTGTCCAAGCTGCCAAAACAGATTTTGAACAACAAAAATCGCAAAATGCAGAAGAGAAACAAGACCTTGCCTTTCCTGATTCAAAATGGATCAAACCTCATGCAAAGACACCCACTTGGGTGAAGTGGACCTTACTCTCCACTCTCGTCGGAGGTATTGGATTTTTTTTATTGGGGGTTCTTTGGACTGAGGTTGTTTCATTGCAGGTGAGCCAACAAAATTGGGAGAGGACGATAGAGATTGAAAGGTTCAAACCCGTTTCTGATTCCTCCTGGTGTGACTCTATGCCAATGGATGCATACAGTGTTAGCCGACGATCGGAAGTGAGAAGTTACCGTCAAGTTGCAGATGGAGAAGAATGTCACACAGTTCGCTCTGACCGCGGTGATGGAACCTATTCTGAAAGTGAAAGCTGTAGCACAAAATATAGAAGTGAACCAGAATACGATGACAAATGTTATTTCACTGTCGATCGTTGGACCTTTGAAAGAAATAGTAAAAGTAGCGGTGATGGTATTGATCCAGAGCCTTTCTGGCCTAGCCCAACATTTAATGACTGTGGACAAAGTATAGGCTGCGAACGACTGGGCCAAAGAAAAGAAGTATATACCGTACATTTTATTGAATCAAGTGGTGAGACCCGCGGTGAAAAGCATGATTGTGAATTTGAACAAACAAAGTGGAAACATTTCGTACCAGGAAAGGAATACAAAGCTGAAAAAAGTGTTATCTTTAATTACATTACCTGTGACACTTTAACTAGTATAGAACCACCCACTTCGGAATAGGAGAAGATACAAATGGATCAAAATTGGTTAAATGCAACGTTGGAACGATTCCGATCGGAGGAAGGTCCTGTTAGAAAATTTTTAAAAGAAGCAAGTCTATTTGCAGAGGCCTTTGCAAACCAGGAGTTTGACAAGACAGATGCATTGGTTAGGCAAGAAATTGCAAAAAAATTAACTCCCTTAAAAGACTCGCTCTTAAAACTAGAAGAGGGTTTTGTTGCAAAGGCACAAATCCAAAACATTGGAAAGACAAACCCAGCTTTACAAACATTAGAAAGAGTGATCAATAAGATCACAGCGGCAGGGTATGGATTAAATGGACTTGGTACAGGATTCAAAGCCAGCGCAGAAGAAATAGAAAAATTACTGAACCATGATTTTGGAATATTAGAAAAATTAAGTAGCTTAGAACTTGAAATTACCCAAAAGTTAAATACTTGGTTTGCAGAAAATCCTGAATCCGCCATTTCCAATGTCGTTGCAAGCATTGAAAAAATAGAAAAAGAGTTTGAAGAAAGAAAGAATATTTTTCTGAAAAAATAAATAGGAGAGAGTGCATGGCATTAATAGATAGAATTAAATTTGAAGGTGGACCAAATGACATCGTTTGGCGATATCCCTCTGATGAGATCAGCAC harbors:
- a CDS encoding LIMLP_15305 family protein, whose translation is MDQNWLNATLERFRSEEGPVRKFLKEASLFAEAFANQEFDKTDALVRQEIAKKLTPLKDSLLKLEEGFVAKAQIQNIGKTNPALQTLERVINKITAAGYGLNGLGTGFKASAEEIEKLLNHDFGILEKLSSLELEITQKLNTWFAENPESAISNVVASIEKIEKEFEERKNIFLKK
- a CDS encoding zinc ribbon domain-containing protein; protein product: MSSEKIYEMLWDCEFCGSKKLLGKTHRHCPNCGAAQDPTRRYFPSESEKVAVVDHIYYGADRVCPFCQTPNSANAKFCGNCGGDLDGAKEVTRRSDQIVGQANDSVQAAKTDFEQQKSQNAEEKQDLAFPDSKWIKPHAKTPTWVKWTLLSTLVGGIGFFLLGVLWTEVVSLQVSQQNWERTIEIERFKPVSDSSWCDSMPMDAYSVSRRSEVRSYRQVADGEECHTVRSDRGDGTYSESESCSTKYRSEPEYDDKCYFTVDRWTFERNSKSSGDGIDPEPFWPSPTFNDCGQSIGCERLGQRKEVYTVHFIESSGETRGEKHDCEFEQTKWKHFVPGKEYKAEKSVIFNYITCDTLTSIEPPTSE